In a single window of the Pleurodeles waltl isolate 20211129_DDA chromosome 4_2, aPleWal1.hap1.20221129, whole genome shotgun sequence genome:
- the LOC138293631 gene encoding solute carrier family 35 member E4-like, with amino-acid sequence MDTLPPIHLPPAHRRPLLPVLCSATSLVVSGVGISCLNKWVFLGCAYPYPLFLSALHMLTSAFFNAALLRLGLTCSRPGEPPARLPSSATPRVLLLSLTFCASVACGNLALRHAELAFAQMLYAANPLVTMGLSHALLRGPGYGAVEYAAMLPVCLGASLSVLGEVHFDPTGCLYICITMVLRGVKSIQQGVLLQEENIDTILLLYVMSLPSFFLLFCGTLLFESGALWELLARSSPCLWISLLLSCASSVLYNLSSFFVVKQTSAVTLHLLGNLVVLGNVVASQALFGGPVSLLGVAGTTLTLSGVLLYQNSASVASLVASWKERQKR; translated from the exons ATGGACACCCTGCCACCCATACATTTACCCCCCGCCCACCGCAGGCCACTGCTGCCGGTGCTGTGCTCTGCCACCTCCCTGGTGGTCagcggggtgggcatctcctgcctCAACAAGTGGGTATTCCTGGGGTGCGCCTACCCCTACCCCCTCTTCCTGTCCGCCCTGCACATGCTGACCTCCGCCTTCTTCAACGCGGCCCTGCTGCGGCTGGGGCTGACCTGTTCTCGCCCCGGGGAGCCCCCTGCCCGCCTGCCATCGTCTGCCACCCCCCGGGTGCTCCTGCTCAGCTTGACCTTCTGTGCCAGCGTGGCCTGTGGGAACCTGGCGCTGCGCCACGCGGAGCTGGCCTTTGCCCAGATGCTGTACGCTGCCAACCCGCTGGTCACCATGGGCCTGTCCCATGCCCTGCTGCGGGGCCCGGGGTACGGGGCGGTGGAGTACGCTGCCATGCTGCCCGTCTGCCTGGGCGCCTCCCTCAGTGTGCTGGGGGAGGTGCACTTTGACCCCACCGGCTGCCTTTATATCTGCATCACCATGGTCCTGAGGGGAGTCAAGTCCATCCAGCAGG gtgtgctgctgcaggaggagaacattgacaccattctgctcCTGTACGTCATGTCGCTGCCTAGCTTCTTCCTGCTGTTCTGCGGGACCCTGCTGTTCGAGAGTGGGGCGCTATGGGAGCTTCTGGCCCGGAGCAGCCCCTGCCTCTGGATCTCGCTGCTGCTCAGCTGTGCCAGCTCGGTTCTCTACAATCTATCAAGTTTCTTTGTGGTCAAGCAGACCTCGGCTGTCACGCTCCACCTGCTGGGGAACCTGGTGGTCCTGGGTAATGTGGTAGCCTCCCAGGCCCTCTTCGGGGGTCCAGTCAGCCTGCTGGGTGTGgctggcacaaccctgacactgtCCGGTGTTCTCCTCTACCAAAACTCTGCCTCTGTGGCTTCACTTGTGGCTTCCTGGAAAGAGAGGCAGAAACGGTGA